The sequence CAGCGACTTTCACATCATCTTAATTTGAACTTGGAATCGAACGATTTCAGTGAAATTATTTGGATTAATGCCAACAAATTAGTTGATGACACTGATAGAAACATGGTATGGGTACTTCGCCCATTTGGAACAGCTTGATGAGCACATGAAGCTATACGAAGCGGCTTTTTTGAAATAGCGAGGTCAAGCCAAAAAGGCATGGCTTTATCCagttttatcaaaaaaaaaagctttttattaaatatttttcaaaacagtTTCAACTTCACTAGAGAAATCGCTTTACCAAATATTTCAAGAGAAGTTGAACCTATGCAAAACGGGGTCTTGGTTGGGCGCTTGGCCAGAGTTCTTCAGCTGGTGATAAGTGTTTGTCATCTTCCAATCTATGCATAACATCTCTGAAGTTTAgtggaggcctatttataaCTTTATACGATTAGTTTTGTTTCCATCGCAGAACCAGCCGACACGTGGGCACTGTGCGGATTAGAGCCCCATTAAACTGAAGCCCAAAAGTCTAATTagtttcttcctttctttcttcatcCATTAAGCACGCTTGCCTATCACCCTGTTATGAGTATCAATCACAAGCAAGCAAAGCAAACTGATGATGGAATCGCCTTCTTTCTCTTCACCCATTAACTACTCATCCATGAATTAAATTCTTCTGCAAAAGAATCAACTTTTGATCTTTCGTTGAGTAAACATTTCGAAATGTTAATAAATATTTCAGAATAGTTCGACTTTTTGAGTCATTTCAGATTTGCTTGAAATGACTTTACAGTGTTCCGGAAAAATGTTTAGCAAAAAGTTCCCATCAAATATTTACCAAATACTTTAGAATGTTTCAAGTATTGCAGATTTtttctggaaaaaaaatcaaagtatTGAAAAATTAGCATTTGTCctaaaaaattttggaaacatTTTAGAATGCTCCAGGatatcaaaaaaaatttaaacaacGTTTGAGAACAATTTAAATTGGTCCGAAAAATTTTTGGCCAAAAAGTTTCCGAAAAATGTTTTACACATTTTTAAATGTTAGTAAACATTTCAAAATGTTCGGATTTTTTTGAGTCATTTTAGGTTTGTTTAAAAAACATTTCACGGTGTTTTGAATAAAAAACTTTTTCTTGATACAAATCTGGTCAACACGTGAAAGCGCTACAATGCGCGGATCACAATTGATCGTTTCCTGCAGCACCTCTgggccgaccggtcaaaccATTTTAacggactggtcagaccgattTCTTCAAGAAGACTGTGTAGACCCAGAAACACGAGCTCCGGAGGGACCCGTCGGAACTAATGAAGCTAGAGCTCCGGAGGGACCCGTCGGAACTAATAAAGCTAGAGTTGCTCTGAGATCAGCAAGCCACTTAGAACGCCCTCAAATGCAGTAGAGACACAGGATGAACAGAATTAGGTTTGGAAAACTAGGGTTGGAGAGATGAAAAATAAAGAGGCaaattgtattgattcgatcGTGGTtaaccctcaatcggccttagtgtgtgtgtgtgtggtgggtGGAGGCGGGAGGGAGAGACTTACCCCTTCACGAGtcgatttacaaaaaaaattcctaatACAATTTGACCGACCGGCCTCAATATTTTTCCAATTTTAACTGTCAACAAAGTTTCCACCAAATGTTTACCAAATACTTTAGAATGCTTCAAGCATTACAAATTTTTAGAACACAAATACaactttttagaaatttttcatttgTCTTAAAAAGTTTTGGAGACACTTTAGAATGTTCCAGGATATTacaaatttttagaaaatatttgggAACAACTTAAATGTGCCGGAAAAATTGTTGGCCAAAAATTTCCCAGAAAAATGTTTTGCACATTTCGAGATGTTAGTAAACATTTCATAATATTCCAAGTTTTTGAGTTATTTTAGGTTTGTTTGAAAAATAGTTCGTATTGTAATGAAAAAATATTTAGTAAAAAGTTCCCACCAAATATTTACCAAACACTTTAGAATGTTTCAAGCGTAACAATTCAAAGTGTTCTGAAAAATTTTCGGTTGTCCCAAAAAGTTTGGAAGCACTTTAGAATGTTCCGGGATattaaaaaattttgggaaaatGTTTGGGAACAATTTAAATTGATCCAAAAAAAATTGGCCAAAAAGTTCCCAGAAAATATTTTCCACTAAGCAATGAAAGATACGTTCATTAGAATTTCAGCAATTTGACAAAACCTAACACAACTCCTAGCGCAAAACCACATAATGCAAGTCTAGAACTAAAGATTAAGATAAAAAACTAACACACTCAAAGATGCAGCGACAGTACCAGCACTGAAGAAACAGCCTCACGTCCGACTTACAGCAGCGCATACTAGGTTTATTACCCGATCAGATCACAAATGACACGGCACGGAACCGAGCAGCGACAGTGCGACATGCGAGCGCAGATTACTCCAGCCCCAGGAGCGTGAGGAGCATGTTCTCGTAGTTGCCGGAGGTGTCCCCCACGACGGTGCGCTCCAGTGGCATGCTGTTCCTCTTCTGGTACGCCTCCTTGATCAACTTCAGGTGCACCTCCGCACGGGTGGTGATGACCCAGGTCAGGGAGCTCTCGTCTGTGCCTAGCCCCGCGATGGCCTGCCTGGCAACCTTCTCGAAGTACCTGTCAGGGCAGGTGAAGCACCGGATGATCGCTCGCAGCATCTTGAGGTACTCATCCTTGGGATCAGCCTTCAGATCCTGTGGATCACAGAGCTTATTAGGAAGCAGGTCTCAATGAGTAATTTGCAAGAAAGTCGGTAGTGAATCATGCGAATATTTTTGCTGAGAACACTAGCAGATCTGCGTAGTGATATTTGTAGTATGCTAGGTCATGCAAATGATACATGCAGCTAGTGTCCAGAACTGAAACTCTAAAACCAGCAAAACATCAAACTGAACATAGCACTTTTACCAGATGTTCTGAATAGATTTGAAAGCCGAGTAAACTTTCAGTCTATAATCACTGAATTTGTTTGATAAAAGTAGTACTTCTGACTTACAGTGGCAAGGTGATTCTGCAGTGGTAGTTATTTGGGAAAAGAGAACATTTTCATAGACATGTTCCAGCACCAAAACACCTGAGCTATCATGCAAATGTTTTTTAGCAGAAATTAGGAAGCGGTACTGTGAATCAATATAGTCAAGATATGGCATGCATATCACAAGAATATGTAACTCATTCTCTTAAAAAGACTAAGGAAATCTTAAAATGTTAAATGATCTAGAAAGAAATTTGACCTATAGTCCTACATAGTTCTGAACATGGATAGAATTGCCAGAGCATCATGAAATTTCTGTCCCAAGAACGAAACAGAACAAGCTGCAAATGGAAATAGATCAACAAAATGTATCTGTCATAACGGATGCAACCAATCCACACATAAGCAACATGGGCTGAACACTAACTATTGGACAAGGCAGATCTTGAAGGGTGTAGGAACAAAAATGAGTAAACAGCTTTCCAAATGTTACACATGCTCCTTTCTAATTGGGTGAATGAATAAACAGTATAAGAACAGAGTCGTATCGGCAAAAGAAGGCATGAGCAACAGCTTATTATTTTCCATCAGAGTACGAATGGGTGATTTGTATTATTGTGGGTTGTGATACAAGTAAATGAGGGACAAAACGCAACCGTAGATGCACCTTACTCATTCCACAACTGCATAATCAGATTCAACTGTAGTGCAATGCAGAAGCACAAATAGGTATTGCAAATTGTAAATAACAAGTTGGTCACTTCCTGTATCATtttatacagcaaaaaaaaacataagtTTATTAGATATGTATGCACCTTGTTGATTGGGTGGCCAAATGAATCATTGTAATAATTGAATGTAGCAAGCAGCTGAGCTTTGCTCCTAGTGGTGAGGAGTCTGATGCTCTCATCATCACTGTAAGACTTGTGTTGGATCTTCTCATGAAGTATTTTGGCTTCTGAGTGTGCCAACCTTGTGTTGACCTCTGGTCCATCATAGAGGTATGCACTTACAAAGTTACAAGTGGCACCAACAGCTGAAATGAAGAATAAAGCAAAGGTCAGATCACagaatttggcaatgtttcctTTTTTGCACTGTGTTCCCTATCGTCGAAAGCTCAGGGAGCTAGTGAAACTAGAATAAGGTTGCCAAAAACTAAAATGACAATAAGTGAGCCATCCTTTAAACCAGCAAACCTGAACAAATTAAGTCTTGCATATGTAACCTTATTTTAAGAGTGACACAAACAAAATGAGGAAATGACAGGGCAAGGGGGGCATCAgattttggatgaatgaaaaCTGAATTTGATTTGATCTCTGCTTTAAGGAGGACCAGAACTGCATGTTGGAATGCTAAATTTTACACCAGGATGCGACAGAGGAAACAGATGGTATATGAATTTTTCATAAAGACCAATCTATAAGGGATACGACAACTACCAATCTCATTAACGAACATTTTGGATCCACAAACctatttaatatttcattacattgCGGGCCAAAAGTCAATATCATAAGCATGCATGTGATTTAACAATCTCTATCAACTTCAGAACAGAACTGATCAATATCACACATCGACACTTACGATAAATACATGATTTAAATCAACATTTGAGATATAAAAATTAACAAATCAAAGGTCCAGTCCACATTCAGATATCCTTCGAAGATTAGAAGGTATCAACAATACTGTTCCAATCACTAGCACACATGTATCAAATCAAAATATTGAGGTTAATTCTGGAGGCACTACAAGAAATGAGAGAAACACATCACCTTGCGGAAGTCCCCTTTGACGTGCGCAGCGATGTCCTCCTCCAGCGAGCGCTTGAAGCGCTCGTGGTACGCCTGCCTGACGGTGAAGAGCTGCTCGGAACCGCGTGTGCACGCGATCTCGACAAGCAGGCGGTTCCCAGGCTGCCACTTCTTGGCCGCCTCGTTGGCAAGCACTGCGTCCCGCTCCGCTAGGTCAAGCGTCCACAGGATCACGGCCCTCTGGTCCCATCAATCACAGCGCGTTGCGATGACTAGTGATGGTGCGATGCATTTTGCAAGGGGGACATCAgattttggatgaatgaaaaCTTAATTTGATTTGACCTCTACTTTAAGGAGGACCAGAACTGCATTTTGAACTGTTAAATTTTACGGGTCACCAGGATGCGGCAAAGGAAACAGATCACATATGAATTTTTCATAAAGATCAATCTATAATGAATATTTTACACAATGGGATACGACAACTACCAATCAAAAAGCTACTACTATACAACAGGTACTCCTATCTTTCGAATAAATGCTCGTCAAAAAAAATCTTTCGAataaatgatgatgatgacaaagaTGCAAACATGTTTTATGGCCTTAACTTACAATAAGCATACACTATTCTATTTAGATATGGATATCTATTCTCGTTACACACATGCCGTGCAAGATTCACGCATGCGCTTGGCCTCTCTGGTCTGCTGCTTCTGTACATGAGTTGTCGAAAATAGATCAAAACTTTGGACGGCATCACGGCAACCACACTTTACTAATCATACAGTAAAGGAGGAGCCCTCTAGGGGACTGTTATTTCAGATGCAACTCAAACCCAGAGAGCACCGGTGGTTACAGCGGCCTTTTGTGTTCCTGCTTAGGAAACACCTCAATAATTTCTTGCACACATCGCGTGACCTGCCCATAAAACTAGAAGGCATAGTAAGGCATGTTGTAAATGGTAAGAAAATCCGTACAAATAGTACTATGCATTTTATCATCATGCACACAGGCTGTAGAAGTGCAAATATTTTGACAGAAACCACCACTTCTCAAAATCACAGGGCAGAGGTCCATGGAACCAAACAGTTCTTAGAAATCAAGAATGATTGGTGGCAACAACACTTGGTTTAAACAATTGTTTCTTCTCAATACCAATTCTAGCCACTTAAGTAATAGTACAGCCTCACTAAGTGCAATGTAAACATAAAAACACTCGATCGGTGGGTGAAGAACTGCCCCCACGACATTGCAATAAGAAGGGACCGTATGATCCCGGCCGAGAAATCGCCTAAACCCGGACCCATGCCCATATGGGCCAACCCGAACTTGGGCTGGCGTGTACAGTTACCCAGGCCGGCGAGAACAGAAACGCACCACAGCCACAAGCCAGCAAGCAcggagagtttttttttttggggtgcAATATCAAGGTTCGAACCTGGTCGGTGGGCACAACTACAACAAGCCCACCACTGAGCTATTGCTCAGTTTGGAAGTGCAATGTAAACATCAGTAGAGCAAACATAACACATCCTCTCAAAACGAACTAGGGAACAAATAAGTATCAGTGAGCGCTATAAAATGTCAGTAGAAATGAAACATATTGAGCAAACACGGTTAGAGAAAAAGCGAAAGCCAGTGCTAACAAATTCCAACTAGATCAGGTGCTAGGACAAGGGCCTATCCACAGATGAACACCTCAGTTAAGGATAATCTTCAGCCATGCGCTAGACAGAAAAAGCGACTAACAAACACGTGCAGTAAAGCTCCAGAATAAGCCAATCAACTCTTTGACAGAATAATAGACAACCATAACTTAAACATGGATGATGAGTGGTCAGAGGTCACCAGTTGTTCTACCGCAGAAAGAAGAATTGAGAATGCCTTCACCATCGCCAGCTGCTAATGAGCGTGAGTAGCACTTGCATCATCGAACAAaaaggattggaatattttaAGATGTTCAAATTTGATTCCAGAGGGCACAACACCAGCACTAGCTGCAGCATAAGCATCTGCAAGCCCAGGAACAGAGTCCTTGTGACAGTCAATGTACTTCAATTTGAAAGTCTTCTCTCCAATTTGAGCGAATGAGTAAAAGCCCATTTTACTACTCAGCAATCCCTTTGCCTGCAGGACCTTCATGACACAATGCCGGGGCATTAGTCGCTTCTCCAGGCTGTGTGCTAACAGGACAGGCCTTTCAACAATGTGCTGAGGTTTCATTCCAACCTCTTTGATCAAGAACTGAATCTTGCGGAGAAGGATCTCCTCAGAGAATGGCAGAATACTTGGCATCTTGGACACTGCAATTGCAACTTCACTCTCAGAGCAACCAAGAGTACTCTTCAAAAACTTAAGTTTGGAAGCAGCCTTTTCTTTGTTGATATTTGAGACGACGGACACCGCATACTTGAAACTTCGCGAGCTGCGGGGCACCCCAAGCTCTTCCGCGCGCAGCAAGAATTCCTTGACGCGCTCCAGGCTATAGGTAAGCACCCACGAGTTGTTTGAACACAGCTGGGCAATATCTCGAACACTTAAGCCCCACTGACGAAGCAACGCGATATTAGGATTGATAACCCTTTCAACATCCGCCTGCAGAATGCTATCACTCTTCTTCAATATCGCGAGGAGCTGTTCAAATGAACCGAATAGAGAGATGAAAAACTCGAGCCTTGGAACGACGTCGCAGCCGCGGCTGCGGAGGGCGCGTGAGCCTACAAGGAGGAAGCGAGCGATCTGGAGGTTGGACAGGCCGAGGCGGTCGCGGAGAGCATGAAGGCGGGGGCCAATGTTCTTGGGGGAGGCGCGCAGGAGCAACGGGTCCGCGACGACGACTGCGGCGATGTCGGCGCTGGAGAGGCCGACGCCGGAGAGCAGGGCGAGGATGGCGTCGGGGTTGGAGGTGGATTTGAGGCGGGACCAGCATAGCTCCTCGAATGCCTTCTTGTTACAAAGTTTGGATGCTTCATCGAACGCCTTCTTAGCCGTCTTGAGGGCTTGAGCTGGGTGGAGGCCGCAGGCGGCGACGAGGTAGTCCTCGAGGGAGAACGGGGCGGTGGAggccgaggtggaggtggagaggagcCAGGCGCGTTGGTAGATGGGGGAAGGGAGCGAGGAAGCCGCGCggtggagagggaggaggtgcCTGCGGAGGAGCAGCATGGCGGcgccggaggtggaggcggctgcGCGTCGATTCCCCCCGATTCGGCGGCTTTCCCCAGTTGAGACGGAGAGGAGCCAGTCGGTCCGCGTCAGGGGCAACTGGGCAAGGGAAGCCCGGTCCCAACCattttcttttggtttcttttccCGTGGAAAAAGACGCTCTTTTTTCCCAGCTGCtattcgttttttttttgttctttactTTTCCAGCTTATTTGATCAGCTAGCTTTCAGAAGAAAAAAGCTTATTTGATCAGCAAACTTTCGCGTCATCTTAATTTGAAGTTCAAATCGAATGATTTCAGTGAAAttcggccctgtttagttggtgaaaagttgttggGTAAGTAttatagcacatttcgttgttacttgacaaataatatccaatcatggactaattagtctTACAAGattatctcgtgctaatcagttagactgtgtaattaattttttaactgcatttaatactctatgtatgtgtccgaacattcgatgtgacgagtattgtagaaaattttttggttactaaacagggccttatttGGATTAATGCCAGAAATTAGTTGATGACACTGATAGGAATATGGTATGGGTACTTTGTTGGATTAATGCCAAAAAATTAGTTGATGACATTGATAGGAGCATGGTATGGGTACTTCACCCATTTGGTATAGCTTGATGGACACATGAAGCTATACGAAACGGCTTTTTTGAACTAGCCGGGTCAAGCCAAAGAACATAGGCTTCATCCAGTTTTATCCTGAAGAAGCTTTTTATCAAACGGTTTTCAAAACAGATTCAGCTTGACCAGAAAAATTGATTCACCAAATATTTCAAGAGAAGTTGAAtgaatgcaaaacagggtcttggTTGGCCGCTTGTCCAGAGTTCTTCCGCTGGTGATAAGTGTTTGTGGTCTTCCAATCTGTGCCTAACATCTCTGAAGTTTATGGGAAGTCTATTTATAACTTCTGAAGTTTAGTGGAGGTTTATTTATAACTTCATGCGATTAGTTTTGTTTCCATCGCAGAACCAGCCGACACGTGGGCACCGCGCGGATTAGAGGCCCATTAAACTGAAGCCCAAAAGGCTAATTagtttcttcctttctttcttcacCCATTAAGCACGTTTGCCTGTCACCCTGTTATGAGTATCACAGGCAAGCAAAGCAAACTGATGATGGAATcgccttctttttcttcacccATTTAACTACTCATCCATGAATTAAATTCTTTTGCTAAAGAATCAACTTTTGATTTTTTGTTGAGTAAACGTTTCGAAATGTTAATAAATATTTCAGAATATTTCAAGGTTTTGAGTCGTTTCAGATTTGTTTGAAAAACATTTCACAATGTTCCAGAAAAATGTTCCACAAAATATTTTACCAAGCACTTTATAATGTTTCAAGTATTAcagatttttttgaaaaaaatcaaagtattgaaaaattttcatttgtcctaaaaagttttgaaaatagAATTTTAAAAAATGTTTGATTGGTCAGAAAAATGTTGGCCAAAAAGTTTCTAAAAAATGTTTTGCATATTTCGAAATGTTAGTAAACATTTCAAAATGTTCCAATTTTTTGAACATTTCAGGTTTGTTTAAAAGACATTTCACAGTGTTCTGAAAAAAATCTTTAGCGAAAAGtttgttgacgcaaatctggtCAACACGCAAAAGCGCTAGAATGCGCGGATCGCAATTGATCATTTGTTGCAGCCCGTCTGCGTCGACCAGTCAAACTGGTTGAACGAACCAGTCAGATTGGTTTCTTCTGGAAGACTGCGTAGACCTAGAAATATTAGCCCCGGAGGGACCCATCGAAGCAATGGAGTTAGAGTTATTCTGAGattggcaggccactcagaacgccctCAAATGtcgtagagacgaaggaagagcagaattagggttggaaaagctagaatTGGAGAGATGAAAAATAAAGTGGCaaattgtattgatttgatcatGGTTAACCCTCGATCCGCCTTAGCCTTCATATTTATAGATAGGGAAGACATACCCATTCACgagttgatttatttacaaaaagattccTAATATAAATCTAAATCTACTTGGATTACACATGCTAGATCGGTCTCACCGGCCGGCCACAATATTTGCCAATTTTGACTAGCAACAAAGTTTCCACCAAATGTTTACCAAACACTTTAGAATGCTTCCAGCATTACagatatttttgaaaacaaatcaaaataTTCTAGAAATTTTTCATTTGTCTTAAAAAGTTTTGGAGACACTTTTGAATGTTTCAGAATATTAAATGTGTCGGAAAAATTGTGGGCCAAAAAGTTCCTAGAAAATGTTTTGCACATTTCGAGATGTTAGTAAACATTTCAGAATGTTCCGATTTTTTGAGTCATTTTAGGTTTGTTTCAAAAATAGTTCACACTGTAATGAAAAAATATttagcaaaaaattccgaccAAATGTTTACCAAACACTTTAGAATGTTTCAAGCGTAGCAGTTCAAAGTGTTCTGAAAAATTTTCGGTTGTCCTAAAAAGTTTTGGAAGCACTTTAGAATGTTCCAAAATattaaaattttttgggaaaatGTTTAAGAATAATTTAAATTGGTCCGAAAACTTATTGGCTAAAACATAATTCCAAGTGCAAACACCACATAATGCAAGTCTATAACTAAAGATTaagataaaaatctaacacacTCAACCGTATGGGGGCAACACACTTGTTGGTGGAGAATGTCTCCGGAATGAGCTAACATCACAACAGCTTAAGAGTCGGGACacacttaggccctgtttgggaggGCTCCCGCCGGCTCCGACTCCGGCGCTGAAGCGCCACTATAGCACGGAGCCGGAGAACCACCAAAACCCAGCTCTAGGCTTGGGTGAACAACGTCACTGTGTCAgtgagagaggaggagaggagagataaAATGGCTTCTATGAACAGTGCTGCTACAATGGTTTGTGCAGTGGAGGCGGAGCCGCTCGAAGTCCTCCCAAAGAGGCCCTTACTCCcgatggaagaggccccctttGCCAAAGGGACCCGGGAAGCCACAAATTCTGTATTCAATATTCCATCACCGACAATTACACCAGTATTTATAGAGGCAGTTCACCTACCTTTGGCTAATTACATTATATAACCCTTACAAcggtaatattttttttcttttttgaaatctGCCAGGAGCTCTGGCGTATCTTGTAAGAAGGAGTGGAGCACCCGCGCCCGGCCGGCGTCGAACGCGGGTGGGCTTGCCCAGCCCCAGCTGAGCTAGCCAACCGAGCCCCAGCTCGGTCCGGGCATATGGTAAATTCCCCCTCCCCGCTGAGTGTGGTACACCTCAGCAGCCTTCCTCATTCCCAGATCATCACGCGAGCTTCGCTACTAGGGTCTTCGAGATAACGCCTCTTCGCTCGGGTATGGCCCCCTCGCTTGTCTTCGCGCCTGCCTGCACCCATCTTCGGCGTTCCGCCGAAGCTCGTTGCGTCTTTGCACCCTGGTGGCCTTCGCCTGGCCTCACGACTTGATCTGGGCTTGGTGCTTCGCAGGTTCACCCTTGGGCGATCTGGCcgaaggtggcgtccccaacaACACTCTATCTTTTGCCGGTCTCCTTTTGGTTTTCAGATCTTGCTGGACAAAATCTCTTTTGTTGCTTATGTTATGAGGGTGTTCTTGATATATTAAGATTCTTTTTCAtagttagattttatttaatacttctaaatagcaatatttttcttgatgtgAGAACTAAACTTTAGCCATGTGAAAACAAACATCGTTTAAGTAAAAGGTAGCACCCAATCATCCTCATGATAGCGAGCAGTTAACTCGTGGCCGTAGGCCGCAGCAAAGTCCACTGCATGCTGCAACGGAAGAAGAGGAAAAGCTTAGGGCTCGTTTGGCGCAGTTTTGACTTCACCTACTCCGTTCACTGTAGTACTACTGTAGCATATTGTAGTGTGAAGCCGGCGAAGCCACGATTCCTAGCTTCGCCAGCTTCTCCACTCAGGCTTCAGTACTACTGTAGCATACTGTAGCGCGAAGCTGAAGCATCTCGAGCGGAGCGGTGCCAAACGAGCCTTTAATAGGCCTTCATGGAAAGAAAACAAGAGAaagggttgggggggggggcaaatgTTAAGAGTCGCTCGGGCTACTGGCAGTCAAATCATCGCAAAAGGCCCAATAACTAAACATAGCACTTTTACCAGATGTTCGGAATAGATTTGAAAGCTGAGTAAACGTTCAGT comes from Panicum virgatum strain AP13 chromosome 4K, P.virgatum_v5, whole genome shotgun sequence and encodes:
- the LOC120701896 gene encoding transcription termination factor MTERF2, chloroplastic-like: MLLLRRHLLPLHRAASSLPSPIYQRAWLLSTSTSASTAPFSLEDYLVAACGLHPAQALKTAKKAFDEASKLCNKKAFEELCWSRLKSTSNPDAILALLSGVGLSSADIAAVVVADPLLLRASPKNIGPRLHALRDRLGLSNLQIARFLLVGSRALRSRGCDVVPRLEFFISLFGSFEQLLAILKKSDSILQADVERVINPNIALLRQWGLSVRDIAQLCSNNSWVLTYSLERVKEFLLRAEELGVPRSSRSFKYAVSVVSNINKEKAASKLKFLKSTLGCSESEVAIAVSKMPSILPFSEEILLRKIQFLIKEVGMKPQHIVERPVLLAHSLEKRLMPRHCVMKVLQAKGLLSSKMGFYSFAQIGEKTFKLKYIDCHKDSVPGLADAYAAASAGVVPSGIKFEHLKIFQSFLFDDASATHAH